One window of Camelina sativa cultivar DH55 chromosome 4, Cs, whole genome shotgun sequence genomic DNA carries:
- the LOC104782804 gene encoding uncharacterized protein LOC104782804 translates to MSTSEDKPEILTRGPDEGDVKIVDRSQKDKDEENEEGKGGFFDKVKGFIHDIGEKIEETIGFGKPTADVSAIHIPKINLERADIVVDVLVKNPNPVPIPLIDVNYLVESDGRKLVSGLIPDAGTLKAHGEETVKIPLTLIYADIKNTYNDINPGMIIPYRIKVDLIVDVPVLGRLTLPLEKCGEIPIPKKPDVDIEKIKFQKFSLEETVAILHVRLQNMNDFDLGLNDLDCEVWLCDVSIGKAEISDSIKLDKNGSGLINVPMTFRPKDFGSALWDMIRGKGTGYTIKGNVDVDTPFGAMKLPIIKEGGSTRLKKEEDDDDDDEE, encoded by the exons ATGTCTACTTCTGAGGATAAACCGGAGATCCTAACTAGAGGTCCTGATGAGGGTGACGTGAAAATCGTCGACAGAAGTCAAAAGGATAAGGACGAGGAAAACGAAGAAGGGAAAGGTGGATTCTTTGATAAGGTGAAAGGTTTCATTCATGACATTGGTGAGAAAATCGAGGAAACCATTGGGTTTGGGAAGCCTACTGCTGATGTCTCTGCTATTCATATCCCTAAGATCAATCTCGAGAGAGCTGATATTGTTGTTGATGTGCTTGTCAAGAACCCTAATCCAGTTCCTATCCCTTTGATCGATGTCAACTACCTTGTCGAGAGCGATGGCAGGAAACTTGTTTCAGGATTGATCCCTGATGCTGGAACCCTCAAAGCTCATGGTGAAGAAACTGTTAAGATACCATTGACTTTGATCTATGCTGACATCAAGAACACTTACAACGACATCAACCCCGGGATGATCATACCTTACAGGATCAAGGTTGATCTCATTGTGGACGTGCCTGTTCTGGGAAGGCTGACATTGCCTCTTGAGAAATGTGGTGAGATCCCTATTCCTAAGAAACCGGATGTTGATATCGAGAAGATTAAGTTCCAGAAGTTCTCTTTGGAAGAAACCGTGGCGATCCTCCACGTGAGGCTTCAGAACATGAATGACTTTGACTTGGGGCTCAATGACTTGGACTGTGAGGTTTGGTTGTGTGATGTAAGCATTGGGAAAGCTGAGATATCTGACTCGATCAAGCTTGACAAAAATGGAAGTGGGTTGATTAATGTGCCAATGACTTTCCGACCAAAGGACTTTGGTTCTGCTCTTTGGGACATGATCCGTGGGAAAGGAACTGGGTACACTATCAAAGGTAATGTCGATGTTGATACACCATTTGGGGCAATGAAGCTTCCTATTATCAAGGAAGGTGGCTCCACCCGtctgaagaaggaagaagatgatgatgacgacgatgag GAGTAA
- the LOC104782799 gene encoding AT-hook motif nuclear-localized protein 16-like gives IVTHDSPNSLRANAVEISSGCDICETLSDFARRKQRGLSILSANGCVTNVTLRQPASSGAIVTLHGRYEILSLLGSILPPPAPLGITGLTIYLAGPQGQVVGGGVVGGLIASGPVVIMAASFMNAVFDRLPMDDDEAASMQNQQYYQNGRSRPLDDIHGLPQNLLTNGNSGSDIYSWGPAQRAMSKP, from the coding sequence ATTGTGACTCACGACAGTCCAAATTCCCTCAGAGCTAATGCCGTCGAGATCAGCTCAGGTTGTGACATCTGTGAGACTTTATCGGATTTCGcaagaaggaaacagagaggTCTCAGCATACTCAGTGCCAATGGTTGTGTCACCAATGTGACATTAAGGCAACCAGCTTCATCAGGAGCAATTGTGACATTACACGGACGTTACGAGATCCTCTCATTGCTTGGATCAATCTTGCCTCCACCAGCACCACTTGGAATAACTGGTCTGACCATTTACTTAGCCGGACCTCAAGGACAGGTTGTTGGTGGAGGAGTGGTTGGTGGGTTAATCGCGTCTGGTCCTGTTGTTATCATGGCTGCATCTTTCATGAATGCTGTTTTTGATCGTCTTCCTATGGACGATGATGAAGCTGCTTCTATGCAAAACCAGCAGTACTACCAGAATGGAAGATCCCGTCCTTTAGATGACATTCATGGACTGCCTCAAAATCTGCTCACTAATGGAAACTCCGGTTCTGATATTTACTCTTGGGGGCCTGCACAGCGTGCTATGTCGAAACCTTAA
- the LOC109125006 gene encoding AT-hook motif nuclear-localized protein 16-like has product MAGGTALTPTSVGSKSVPMRNHEATERGNNNNSNLKALPKAVQPVSSIEGEMAKRPRGRPAGSKNKPKPPIIVTHDSPNSLRANAVEISSGCDICETLSDFARRKQRGLCILSANGCVTNVTLRQPASSGAIVTLHGRYEILSLLGSILPPPAPLGITGLTIYLAGPQGQVVGGGVVGGLIASGPVVLMAASFMNAVFDRLPMDDDEAASMQNQQYYQN; this is encoded by the coding sequence ATGGCTGGAGGTACAGCTCTAACACCAACCTCTGTAGGATCCAAGTCAGTTCCAATGAGGAACCATGAAGCAACGGAGAGAGGcaataacaacaacagcaacCTGAAAGCATTACCCAAAGCGGTCCAACCGGTTTCATCAATCGAAGGAGAGATGGCTAAGAGGCCACGTGGCAGACCCGCTGGCTCCAAAAACAAGCCCAAACCACCAATCATTGTGACTCACGACAGTCCAAATTCCCTCAGAGCTAATGCCGTCGAGATCAGCTCAGGTTGTGACATCTGTGAGACTTTATCGGATTTCGcaagaaggaaacagagaggTCTCTGCATACTCAGTGCCAATGGTTGTGTCACCAATGTGACATTAAGGCAACCAGCTTCATCAGGAGCAATTGTGACATTACACGGACGTTACGAGATCCTCTCATTGCTTGGATCAATCTTGCCTCCACCAGCACCACTTGGAATAACTGGTCTGACCATTTACTTAGCCGGACCTCAAGGACAGGTTGTTGGTGGAGGAGTGGTTGGTGGGCTAATCGCGTCTGGTCCTGTTGTTCTCATGGCTGCATCTTTCATGAATGCTGTTTTTGATCGTCTTCCTATGGACGATGATGAAGCTGCTTCTATGCAAAACCAGCAGTACTACCAGAAT